The following proteins are co-located in the Patescibacteria group bacterium genome:
- a CDS encoding DUF2341 domain-containing protein, with translation MFSKIKKQHHGFTITELMVATGIMVLLLGIVLINYREAGRQRSLSDEADRLASVLRQAQMKTLAGEIPAGQTERPAGGYGVKITSPSDRYILFADYDGDGDYDENEKIQETVLPKKVYIQSVVGGDEIIFIPPSGKISGPDCKITMALEMKTQGKIIDISSTSGQISLRSGEVERSSLVCKIDGVCEGDEAFNNCPLDCCESDCTAIDDTLCHQECDGIGGCVLRPACNGVVGGAGICLDNNTMVPCCSGTPIDCPGDQLCCSGACQNVTCVADEDCGACQVCSGTDCDATCSPVACGLKLEGGSDDGCCPEGCTVENDSDCAGLAGYKYRTPITINNNSDQTLTDYQVKIQVNYEEGKMQPDFDDIRFTQTTNTIELNYWRESYRESYAVFWVKVPELDMGDNQIYMYYGNEDVATISNGDLTFDFFDDFIGTNLAANWATNVSGGTITVANGQVTLASTSIVPVSISSAFIPTSPSFFIETKHKEGAYYRNRFYAATNLGGGSPIGFDYGYFYNGASWAYTTGKCYWNGTWNTTVNANTDYITRWLRTDGTDTAYNWYTINYSTGAIIDTRTTTNSSLIRYITIRLSEAANTSTIVDWVRVRKYANSEPIVNYNLENEERLIFECSDGIDNDGDGSVDNDGDGSVDLVDEGCESTSDDDESNCGDDVCEGNETFINCEADCHFDFTDSKTITITNIASQILTDYQVKVIVDRELEMQEDFGDIRFLNADETQFLSYWMESSGDLYAVFWVKVPQLNIGDNNIKMYYGDPDLTSESSVANTFIREIDGVVGAWDFDTAGSYADTSGNGNNGTCFGTSCPTWISNGMRGGAYSFDGADYVATNLNIDQSSGHTTTMCAWAYPTNPMNTDDLMSTDNSGWDWAIEGHYGLWRIADGGAYRSTGVSMNLNTWQYVCAVFGSSNTSFYKNGLAVYSTGVTPGYDASDNNFRIGMNPGGSSEAWYGSIDDALVFNRSLTANEILGLYNNYGYTTTYHPGKVLIRKYVNPEPIVNFYHEDFEHGFGRWTSLGGTPTSSEYYYHDGIKSYTTNENKDIIQTRAIGERVTVYFYDNASDAEMTTGVWVDDGITTVFLGVDTDSTLGTGVENEYVYRIGSWGRTNITRTTGWHKFEFDYSSGSGVVLKIDDIVVATSSAISSFNRILLGDVWDWKVSVGDVYFDDLTIE, from the coding sequence ATGTTTTCCAAAATAAAAAAACAACATCACGGTTTTACTATTACGGAATTAATGGTGGCTACCGGCATCATGGTTTTATTATTGGGAATTGTTTTAATTAATTACCGTGAGGCTGGACGTCAGAGGAGTTTAAGTGATGAAGCTGATAGGTTGGCCAGTGTCTTGCGTCAGGCTCAAATGAAAACTTTGGCCGGAGAAATTCCAGCTGGTCAGACTGAGCGTCCGGCGGGTGGTTATGGAGTTAAAATTACTAGTCCAAGCGACAGATATATTTTGTTTGCTGATTATGACGGTGATGGTGATTATGATGAAAATGAAAAAATTCAAGAAACAGTTTTGCCTAAAAAAGTTTATATTCAAAGCGTCGTTGGTGGTGATGAGATTATTTTTATTCCACCCAGTGGAAAAATATCAGGACCAGATTGTAAAATTACAATGGCCCTAGAAATGAAAACTCAAGGAAAAATAATTGATATTTCTTCAACCAGTGGTCAGATTTCTTTACGCTCAGGTGAAGTCGAGCGTAGTTCGTTAGTTTGTAAAATCGATGGTGTTTGTGAGGGCGATGAAGCTTTCAATAATTGTCCCTTGGATTGTTGTGAATCAGATTGCACGGCTATAGATGATACTTTGTGTCATCAGGAATGCGATGGCATCGGTGGTTGTGTTCTTCGGCCAGCATGTAATGGTGTTGTCGGGGGGGCGGGTATATGTTTAGATAATAACACAATGGTACCATGTTGTAGTGGGACGCCAATTGATTGTCCCGGAGATCAATTATGTTGTAGTGGTGCATGCCAAAATGTGACTTGTGTCGCTGATGAAGATTGCGGAGCATGCCAGGTGTGTTCGGGTACAGACTGTGATGCTACATGTTCGCCGGTAGCTTGTGGATTAAAATTGGAAGGTGGCTCAGATGACGGTTGTTGTCCAGAAGGTTGTACAGTTGAAAATGACAGTGATTGTGCTGGCTTGGCTGGTTATAAATATCGTACGCCGATTACAATTAATAACAATTCAGATCAAACTTTAACCGATTATCAAGTTAAAATCCAGGTTAATTATGAAGAGGGTAAGATGCAACCAGATTTTGACGACATTCGTTTTACTCAAACTACCAACACAATAGAATTAAATTATTGGCGTGAAAGTTATAGAGAAAGTTATGCAGTTTTTTGGGTTAAAGTGCCAGAATTAGATATGGGCGATAATCAGATTTATATGTATTATGGCAATGAAGATGTGGCTACAATAAGTAATGGAGATTTAACTTTTGATTTTTTTGATGATTTTATAGGAACTAACTTGGCGGCAAATTGGGCAACAAATGTTTCGGGTGGGACTATAACCGTAGCCAACGGGCAGGTTACCTTAGCATCAACTAGCATTGTTCCAGTGTCAATTTCATCGGCTTTTATACCTACATCACCATCGTTTTTTATTGAGACAAAGCACAAAGAAGGTGCATATTATAGAAACAGATTTTATGCAGCTACAAACTTAGGAGGGGGGAGTCCAATAGGATTTGACTATGGTTATTTTTATAATGGTGCTTCATGGGCTTACACGACAGGAAAATGTTATTGGAATGGAACATGGAATACGACAGTAAATGCAAATACTGATTATATAACTCGTTGGTTGCGGACGGATGGAACAGATACGGCGTATAATTGGTATACAATAAACTATTCAACTGGAGCAATCATTGACACAAGGACAACAACCAATTCTTCATTAATTAGATATATAACGATACGATTAAGTGAGGCAGCAAATACATCAACAATAGTAGATTGGGTAAGGGTCAGAAAATATGCAAATTCAGAACCGATTGTTAATTACAATTTAGAAAATGAAGAAAGATTAATTTTTGAATGTAGTGATGGAATTGATAATGATGGAGATGGAAGTGTAGATAATGATGGAGATGGAAGTGTAGATTTGGTTGATGAGGGTTGCGAGAGTACAAGCGATGATGATGAGTCAAATTGTGGAGATGATGTGTGTGAGGGAAATGAAACTTTTATAAACTGTGAAGCAGATTGTCATTTTGATTTTACTGATTCAAAAACAATTACTATCACTAATATAGCCAGCCAAATACTAACGGATTATCAGGTCAAAGTGATTGTTGATAGAGAACTAGAAATGCAAGAAGACTTTGGTGATATTAGATTTTTAAATGCAGATGAAACTCAATTTTTATCTTATTGGATGGAAAGCTCTGGTGATTTGTATGCAGTTTTTTGGGTTAAAGTGCCACAATTAAACATTGGCGATAATAATATTAAAATGTATTATGGTGATCCAGATTTAACGAGCGAAAGCAGTGTAGCTAATACTTTTATTCGTGAGATAGATGGCGTGGTGGGCGCGTGGGATTTTGACACGGCAGGCAGTTATGCCGATACTTCTGGCAACGGAAATAATGGAACATGTTTTGGCACGAGTTGTCCAACTTGGATTAGCAATGGAATGCGCGGAGGGGCTTATAGTTTTGACGGCGCTGATTATGTGGCTACTAATTTAAATATAGACCAGTCTTCTGGCCATACTACCACTATGTGTGCTTGGGCTTATCCAACTAACCCTATGAATACTGATGATTTAATGAGTACAGATAATAGCGGATGGGATTGGGCAATTGAAGGTCATTACGGACTTTGGCGAATTGCAGATGGAGGTGCCTATAGATCTACCGGCGTGTCAATGAATTTAAACACTTGGCAGTATGTTTGTGCTGTTTTTGGTTCTAGTAATACATCTTTTTATAAAAATGGGTTAGCAGTTTATTCTACTGGAGTTACGCCCGGATATGATGCATCGGATAATAATTTTAGAATAGGTATGAATCCAGGTGGTAGTTCTGAGGCTTGGTATGGTTCGATTGATGATGCGTTGGTATTTAACCGTTCATTAACCGCCAATGAAATTTTAGGTTTATATAATAATTATGGCTATACCACCACATATCATCCAGGTAAAGTTTTAATTCGCAAATATGTTAATCCAGAGCCGATTGTTAATTTTTATCATGAAGATTTTGAACATGGCTTTGGTCGATGGACGTCTTTAGGTGGGACACCAACAAGTAGTGAATATTATTATCATGATGGGATAAAAAGTTACACAACTAATGAGAATAAAGATATAATTCAAACTAGAGCTATCGGAGAAAGGGTGACTGTTTATTTTTATGATAATGCGAGTGATGCGGAAATGACAACTGGGGTTTGGGTTGATGATGGAATTACAACAGTTTTTTTAGGAGTAGATACGGATAGTACGTTGGGAACTGGTGTAGAAAATGAATATGTATATAGAATTGGAAGTTGGGGAAGGACAAATATAACTCGTACTACCGGTTGGCATAAATTTGAGTTTGATTATTCTTCTGGTAGTGGAGTAGTTTTAAAAATTGACGATATTGTTGTTGCTACCTCTAGCGCGATTTCGTCTTTTAATCGAATATTATTGGGAGATGTCTGGGATTGGAAAGTGTCAGTTGGTGATGTTTATTTTGATGATTTAACCATTGAATAG
- a CDS encoding prepilin peptidase, translated as MIIAGVFILGLCLGSFLNCLIYRLEIKSSPWKGRSFCPRCKNFLSWFELIPIVSFIIQKGKCRHCQQKISWQYPWVELAAAGLFVLAYLIDFNNTWLLARDWLMILFLIVIFVYDLKHELILDKIVLPAVGLALILNLILGYVWWELLIAGSVGLGFYLIQFLISKGRWVGGGDMRLGLMMGFLLGWPELMVALFLAYILGSIVGISLILFNQKGWKSRIPFAPFLTTATLITMFWGQSLVQLLGLG; from the coding sequence ATGATAATTGCAGGCGTTTTCATCCTAGGTTTGTGTTTGGGGAGTTTTTTAAACTGCCTAATTTATCGTTTAGAAATAAAATCATCGCCTTGGAAGGGGCGGTCTTTTTGTCCTCGATGTAAAAATTTTTTAAGTTGGTTTGAATTAATTCCAATTGTTAGTTTTATAATTCAAAAAGGCAAGTGTCGGCATTGTCAACAAAAAATTAGCTGGCAATATCCTTGGGTAGAATTAGCGGCGGCTGGCTTATTTGTTTTAGCTTATTTGATAGACTTTAATAACACGTGGTTGTTAGCTCGAGATTGGCTGATGATTTTATTTTTAATCGTGATTTTTGTTTATGATTTAAAACATGAATTGATTTTAGATAAAATTGTTTTACCCGCTGTTGGATTAGCTTTAATTTTAAATTTAATTTTAGGTTATGTTTGGTGGGAATTGTTAATTGCTGGTAGCGTGGGTTTAGGTTTTTATCTAATTCAATTTTTAATTTCAAAGGGCCGATGGGTTGGGGGTGGTGATATGCGTTTGGGTTTAATGATGGGCTTTTTATTAGGCTGGCCAGAATTAATGGTCGCTTTATTTTTAGCTTATATTTTGGGTTCGATTGTAGGTATAAGTTTAATTTTATTTAATCAAAAAGGTTGGAAGAGTCGCATACCATTTGCACCATTTTTAACTACAGCAACTTTAATAACTATGTTTTGGGGACAATCTTTGGTGCAATTGTTGGGATTGGGCTAG